In one Carassius carassius chromosome 14, fCarCar2.1, whole genome shotgun sequence genomic region, the following are encoded:
- the sfr1 gene encoding swi5-dependent recombination DNA repair protein 1 homolog has product METTPIKLTAANESTPNTAQTSSSWSSANKSMSSSLKEKLKRSRHSFRSPLSVVKRLKIEDDSLPETSQPRDSVTDDRESGVEGHRNDMREQRDCSPHKAEPAQKDLIQQCEELRKTVKEKSETLRRLKMAKMYRKKNDLTQLQRLVDKWRSCTQSVLCELQSELPSEGKQVSLSRLIDSLGLDDKILHFDRTEEDFTDN; this is encoded by the exons ATGGAGACAACCCCGATAAAACTGACAGCTGCTAATGAAAGTACACCAAATACAGCTCAGACTTCTTCAAGCTGGTCAAGCGCCAACAAG TCCATGAGTTCCTCACTGAAGGAGAAGCTAAAAAGATCACGCCACTCATTCAGATCCCCCCTCAGTGTGGTTAAACGCCTTAAAATAGAAGATGACAGTCTACCAGAGACCTCACAACCGAGAGACAGTGTGACTGACGACAGAGAGTCCGGTGTTGAAGGCCATCGGAATGATATGAGGGAGCAAAGAGACTGTTCACCCCACAAAGCTGAACCTGCACAAAAAGACTTGATCCAGCAATGTGAAGAGCTAAGAAAAACAGTGAAGGAGAAATCAGAAACCTTGCGAAGATTAAAGATGGCCAAGATGTATAGAAAAAAG AATGACCTGACCCAGCTGCAGAGACTCGTAGACAAATGGAGATCCTGTACCCAGTCTGTGCTGTGTGAATTACAGAGTGAATTACCCTCAGAGGGAAAACAAGTCAGTCTGTCTCGGCTTATAGACAGTTTAGGGTTAGATGACAAAATACTGCACTTTGACAGGACAGAGGAAGACTTCACAGACAACTGA